The Plectropomus leopardus isolate mb chromosome 7, YSFRI_Pleo_2.0, whole genome shotgun sequence genome window below encodes:
- the LOC121946102 gene encoding myelin-associated glycoprotein-like, producing the protein MDKDSKMMTFCLLLAAVSNPVFSGEWKANVIKNLDALVKSCVVVPCSFTHPKENLPSSRLRAIWHRSKDRNQRIYYEDNTQVLENFRGRTKLLGHLGQNNCTLEITDIKDHDNGPFCFRIELARTETDTGTVDKFSFVEDCVEFRMLPDPPKLKLTIPQTAIQGRPYTLTCSVTHTCPSHVPKLTWSRGTTDEVTEIHKETGFGYWEAQSILTIIPEEKDDHTEITCTTQFNGGVTSSTTMTLYVKRTENYNHIIIPTVVAIGTAVIFAVFCILMVKRYRKRIEELQSQDGSMWNQLSRMSRRIRSYGPRSSPSDQSGSIWSRYSRRPKGDKVDVGPKPKNVNSKSCADHQVTKPRFPSPKSQPKSCNYQEDLEDGDDYVNTEDLNIYGNI; encoded by the exons ATGGACAAAGACAGCAAGATGATGACATTCTGTCTGCTTTTGGCAG ctgtcagCAACCCTGTGTTTTCTGGAGAATGGAAGGCGAATGTGATAAAAAACCTTGACGCTCTGGTCAAATCCTGCGTTGTGGTTCCCTGTTCTTTCACTCACCCTAAAGAAAACCTGCCCTCCTCCAGACTCAGAGCCATCTGGCATCGCTCAAAGGATCGAAACCAACGCATCTACTATGAAGATAACACGCAGGTCTTGGAAAACTTTAGGGGTCGCACAAAGTTGTTGGGACACCTGGGTCAGAACAACTGCACCTTAGAAATTACTGACATTAAAGATCATGACAATGGCCCTTTCTGTTTTCGGATTGAACTCGCACGAACAGAGACTGATACAGGCACTGTTGACAAGTTCTCATTCGTGGAGGATTGTGTCGAGTTCAGAATGCTCC CTGATCCTCCAAAACTTAAACTGACAATACCACAGACGGCCATTCAAGGACGTCCCTACACTCTCACCTGCTCAGTCACCCACACCTGCCCCTCCCATGTGCCTAAACTCACATGGAGTAGAGGAACCACAGATGAAGTGACAGAAATCCACAAAGAAACCGGATTTGGCTATTGGGAGGCACAGTCCATCCTGACCATCATTCCTGAGGAGAAGGACGACCACACCGAGATCACCTGCACAACACAATTTAATGGAGGGGTGACGTCCTCCACAACAATGACCCTCTATGTAAAAC GTACAGAAAACTATAACCACATCATCATTCCTACAGTGGTGGCAATTGGTACAGCTGTGATCTTTGCAGTTTTCTGCATTCTCATGGTGAAAAGATACAG GAAACGCATTGAGGAGCTCCAAAGTCAAGATGGAAG CATGTGGAACCAGCTGTCCAGGATGTCTCGCAG AATTCGCTCTTATGGCCCACGATCATCTCCCTCCGATCAAAG tgggTCTATTTGGAGCAGATACTCAAG AAGGCCTAAAGGCGACAAAGTGGATGTAGGTCCAAA gcccaaaaatgtaaattcaaaATCCTGTGCTGACCACCAAGTCACCAAGCCTCGTTTCCCGTCCCCAAAGAG CCAGCCAAAATCCTGCAATTACCAAGAG GATCTTGAGGACGGTGACGACTACGTAAACACTGAAGACCTCAACATCTAtggaaacatctga